In Mixophyes fleayi isolate aMixFle1 chromosome 4, aMixFle1.hap1, whole genome shotgun sequence, the following proteins share a genomic window:
- the ZFAND6 gene encoding AN1-type zinc finger protein 6 isoform X2 — MKMAQETNHNQAPLLCSNGCGFYGNPRTNGLCSVCYKEHLQRQNSSGGRSSPPVVSVGSGVDVSSSQHVVSSQLDEPAESVLPQTQASSLPLPDSVSSSQAETTESRTAEKNETPAAASDSAQNSSDEQERSPEKAKMKKNRCNMCRKKVGLTGFECRCGNVFCGTHRYSDVHSCSYDYKADAAEKIRKENPVVIGEKIQKI, encoded by the exons ATGAAAATGGCGCAGGAGACAAATCACAACCAGGCACCTCTGCTTTGTTCTAACGGGTGTGGCTTTTATGGTAACCCACGTACCAATGGGCTCTGTTCTGTGTGCTACAAAGAACATCTACAGAGGCAGAATAGCAGTGGTGGGAGGAGCAGCCCTCCAG TGGTGTCAGTGGGAAGTGGGGTGGATGTGTCCTCCTCACAGCATGTAGTCAGTTCCCAGTTAGATGAACCAGCAGAATCTGTGTTGCCACAAACGCAAGCCAG CTCCCTGCCACTCCCAGATTCTGTCTCCTCTTCACAAGCTGAAACCACAGagagcagaactgctgaaaaaaATGAGACACCAG CTGCAGCATCAGATAGTGCACAAAACTCTTCTGACGAGCAGGAGCGCTCTCCTGAAAAGGCCAAGATGAAGAAGAACCGTTGCAACATGTGCCGTAAGAAGGTTGGACTCACAG GGTTTGAATGTCGGTGTGGGAATGTTTTCTGCGGGACACATCGCTATTCTGACGTGCACAGCTGCTCCTATGACTACAAAGCGGATGCAGCTGAAAAGATCAGGAAAGAAAACCCTGTTGTGATTGGCGAGAAGATCCAGAAAATTTGA
- the ZFAND6 gene encoding AN1-type zinc finger protein 6 isoform X1 codes for MKMAQETNHNQAPLLCSNGCGFYGNPRTNGLCSVCYKEHLQRQNSSGGRSSPPVVSVGSGVDVSSSQHVVSSQLDEPAESVLPQTQASSLPLPDSVSSSQAETTESRTAEKNETPDCFGRLSEKGFSFSSVEKGGIQRSVLQEGSRLGKRKHNETEQKLDSANAAASDSAQNSSDEQERSPEKAKMKKNRCNMCRKKVGLTGFECRCGNVFCGTHRYSDVHSCSYDYKADAAEKIRKENPVVIGEKIQKI; via the exons ATGAAAATGGCGCAGGAGACAAATCACAACCAGGCACCTCTGCTTTGTTCTAACGGGTGTGGCTTTTATGGTAACCCACGTACCAATGGGCTCTGTTCTGTGTGCTACAAAGAACATCTACAGAGGCAGAATAGCAGTGGTGGGAGGAGCAGCCCTCCAG TGGTGTCAGTGGGAAGTGGGGTGGATGTGTCCTCCTCACAGCATGTAGTCAGTTCCCAGTTAGATGAACCAGCAGAATCTGTGTTGCCACAAACGCAAGCCAG CTCCCTGCCACTCCCAGATTCTGTCTCCTCTTCACAAGCTGAAACCACAGagagcagaactgctgaaaaaaATGAGACACCAG ATTGCTTTGGCAGACTCTCAGAGAAGGGTTTCAGTTTTTCAAGCGTAGAAAAGGGGGGAATTCAGCGCAGTGTGTTGCAAGAAGGCTCACGATTGGGGAAGAGAAAGCATAATGAAACAGAACAGAAGTTAGACAGTGCTAATG CTGCAGCATCAGATAGTGCACAAAACTCTTCTGACGAGCAGGAGCGCTCTCCTGAAAAGGCCAAGATGAAGAAGAACCGTTGCAACATGTGCCGTAAGAAGGTTGGACTCACAG GGTTTGAATGTCGGTGTGGGAATGTTTTCTGCGGGACACATCGCTATTCTGACGTGCACAGCTGCTCCTATGACTACAAAGCGGATGCAGCTGAAAAGATCAGGAAAGAAAACCCTGTTGTGATTGGCGAGAAGATCCAGAAAATTTGA